A single region of the Latilactobacillus curvatus JCM 1096 = DSM 20019 genome encodes:
- a CDS encoding glycosyltransferase family 4 protein: MNIGIFTDTYFPQVSGVATSIKTLKEALEKQGHSVYIFTTTDPHVDKDAVEPNIFRFASVPFVSFTDRRIAVRGLFHAYQVAKELDLDIVHTQTEFSMGYIGKFVAKNLKIPCLHTYHTMYEDYLHYVLNGKLLRPYHVKQMTKAFLYHMSGIVAPSERVSQTLNGYQVKAPIRIIPTGVDISRFEREVTRDIRAELGLTPEQPVLLSLSRVAYEKRIDILVDALPKLVAQTPDLMLVIVGEGPAREDLEAQVARLNMTDHVIFTGMVDNDEVANYYHMANLFVSASDSESQGLTYIEAMAAELKIVVMTSPYAAELLTDPSIGTTFTNEDEMIHQVSNYLNHPHAFDDPAPRRKKLHAISADYFAEQMIHFYKQSQLLYDELKLDQDDLLELEDLDTKK, encoded by the coding sequence TTGAATATTGGGATATTTACGGACACCTACTTTCCACAAGTCAGTGGTGTGGCAACCTCCATTAAAACATTAAAAGAAGCCCTAGAAAAACAAGGGCATTCGGTCTACATATTTACAACGACCGATCCACATGTTGACAAAGATGCAGTCGAACCGAATATTTTCCGGTTTGCTAGTGTCCCGTTTGTCTCATTTACGGATCGGCGAATTGCTGTGCGCGGCTTATTTCACGCTTATCAAGTGGCTAAGGAATTGGATCTCGATATCGTGCATACCCAGACCGAATTTTCGATGGGCTACATCGGGAAGTTTGTCGCTAAAAATTTAAAAATTCCTTGTTTACATACGTATCATACGATGTACGAGGATTATTTACACTATGTTTTAAACGGGAAGTTATTACGGCCATACCATGTTAAGCAAATGACAAAGGCCTTTTTATATCACATGTCAGGCATCGTGGCACCATCAGAGCGGGTTTCTCAAACCTTAAATGGCTATCAAGTGAAGGCCCCCATCCGGATTATTCCGACCGGGGTCGATATTAGTCGCTTTGAGCGCGAAGTGACCCGCGACATACGGGCCGAATTGGGCTTGACGCCAGAACAACCTGTGCTCTTATCATTGAGTCGCGTTGCTTATGAAAAACGGATTGATATCTTAGTTGATGCGTTACCCAAACTAGTCGCCCAAACACCAGATTTAATGTTAGTGATTGTTGGTGAAGGTCCAGCTCGAGAAGATTTAGAAGCTCAGGTTGCCAGGTTAAACATGACCGACCACGTGATTTTCACTGGAATGGTTGATAACGATGAAGTTGCAAATTATTATCATATGGCGAATCTTTTTGTCTCCGCCAGTGACTCTGAATCACAAGGATTAACTTATATTGAAGCGATGGCCGCTGAACTCAAGATTGTCGTCATGACAAGTCCATATGCGGCTGAGTTATTAACTGATCCTTCAATTGGGACGACATTTACGAACGAAGATGAAATGATCCATCAAGTATCGAATTATTTGAATCATCCACATGCATTTGATGATCCAGCACCGCGCCGAAAGAAGTTGCATGCTATTTCGGCGGATTACTTTGCGGAACAGATGATTCATTTCTATAAGCAATCACAGCTATTATATGACGAATTAAAGTTAGACCAAGATGATTTATTGGAATTAGAAGATTTAGATACTAAAAAATAA
- a CDS encoding Fur family transcriptional regulator — protein sequence MSHIVQQTLRKLKEHNVRITPQRQAVLEFMIGTHMHPTADDVYKALAGRFPNMSVATIYNNLRLFTSLGIIEEMAYGDASSHFDFAQTKHYHAICENCGKVVDVFYPELDDVEVIAENLTGFMVTGHRMEVHGICPECQAKLANN from the coding sequence ATGAGTCACATCGTGCAACAAACGTTACGGAAACTCAAAGAACACAACGTACGGATCACGCCACAGCGGCAAGCTGTTTTGGAATTCATGATTGGCACTCATATGCATCCGACTGCAGACGATGTCTATAAGGCGCTAGCAGGGCGCTTTCCGAATATGAGTGTTGCGACAATCTATAATAACTTGCGTCTGTTTACCTCATTAGGGATTATTGAAGAAATGGCTTATGGAGATGCATCCAGTCATTTTGATTTTGCGCAGACCAAGCATTATCACGCTATTTGTGAGAACTGTGGAAAAGTAGTTGATGTTTTTTATCCGGAGTTAGATGATGTAGAAGTGATTGCTGAGAATCTAACGGGGTTTATGGTAACTGGGCACCGAATGGAAGTGCATGGTATCTGTCCAGAATGCCAAGCAAAGCTTGCAAATAACTAA
- a CDS encoding lysylphosphatidylglycerol synthase transmembrane domain-containing protein — MSRTNKIVFAVMLLIGCGIFAYESRTLALKQLFIDISHLKLWWLLVALLCMLISWFFEALVLRVFLKDRTEHFSLYNALRIPLIAQLFNAITPFSSGGQPAQLVALMQSRVEAGQASSVLLMKFIVYQFMVLVNFLLSMMIGFSQVSKHFGTLSILITFGLIVHVVVLAVLLLIMYYNRFTKQLVHWLLIPVGWFVSQKRVTEWRTMLMAKIDTFYAESLHLKREKKKLIKGCILTLGQLFFYYSVPYFVLLALGIPHVNYLEVMVLHIMIVMIVSLFPVPGGSGGAEYSFKTLFATFIPSSSKLVLGMLLWRLFTYYLGMFMGIGALAVKPRVTDKK, encoded by the coding sequence ATGAGTAGAACGAATAAGATTGTTTTTGCAGTCATGCTGTTGATTGGGTGTGGGATTTTTGCCTATGAAAGTCGCACGCTGGCGTTGAAACAGCTGTTTATCGATATTAGTCATCTGAAACTTTGGTGGCTGTTGGTCGCCTTATTATGTATGTTAATTTCGTGGTTTTTCGAAGCACTTGTCTTACGCGTCTTTCTAAAAGACCGCACAGAACACTTTTCTTTATACAATGCGCTTCGGATTCCGTTGATTGCACAACTATTCAATGCGATTACACCGTTTTCTTCAGGTGGACAACCGGCACAACTGGTAGCGTTGATGCAATCCCGTGTAGAAGCTGGGCAAGCTAGCTCAGTACTGCTGATGAAGTTTATTGTTTACCAATTCATGGTACTGGTGAATTTCTTATTAAGTATGATGATTGGTTTCTCGCAAGTTTCCAAGCATTTTGGGACGCTGTCGATTTTGATTACTTTCGGATTAATCGTGCATGTGGTTGTGTTAGCCGTATTGTTGCTAATCATGTATTACAATCGATTTACGAAACAGTTAGTGCACTGGTTATTAATTCCGGTGGGCTGGTTCGTCTCCCAAAAACGGGTGACGGAATGGCGGACAATGTTAATGGCCAAAATCGATACCTTTTACGCGGAGAGTCTACACCTTAAACGCGAGAAAAAGAAACTAATCAAGGGCTGTATTTTAACCCTTGGGCAACTTTTTTTCTATTATAGTGTGCCATACTTTGTCTTATTGGCACTTGGCATCCCGCATGTTAATTATTTAGAGGTGATGGTCTTACACATCATGATTGTCATGATTGTCTCGCTCTTTCCAGTTCCAGGCGGTTCTGGTGGGGCAGAATATAGTTTTAAGACGTTATTTGCCACTTTTATCCCGAGTTCAAGTAAACTGGTGTTAGGCATGTTGCTCTGGCGATTGTTTACGTACTATCTCGGGATGTTCATGGGGATTGGGGCGTTAGCAGTTAAACCACGAGTAACTGATAAAAAGTAG
- a CDS encoding NAD(P)-dependent oxidoreductase, with protein sequence MQPTIGFIGTGVMGSSMVKNLLKADYPVVVYNRTKQKADAVVALGATWADSPAAVVAQSQIVLSIVGYPQDVEAIYYGEDGIFSAAQPDQILVDMTTSTPTLAQRIAKTAADKGLQALDAPVSGGDIGAQNGTLTIMVGGDQAAYETALPVFEAMGKTVHRFGAAGTGQHTKMANQIMIAGTMTGMTEMLVYAKAAGLELEAVLNTVNGGSAQNWSLANYGPRILAQDYTPGFFAKHFLKDLKIALTESEKMGLHLPATLQAKKLYAQLVNDKQLGDDGTQALIKLWWPSAK encoded by the coding sequence ATGCAACCAACAATTGGCTTCATTGGAACAGGTGTCATGGGTAGTAGCATGGTCAAGAATTTATTGAAGGCAGACTATCCAGTTGTCGTGTATAACCGGACAAAACAAAAAGCGGATGCAGTTGTGGCACTCGGTGCAACATGGGCTGATTCACCAGCAGCGGTTGTCGCGCAAAGTCAGATTGTGTTATCAATCGTCGGTTATCCGCAAGATGTCGAAGCCATCTATTATGGTGAAGACGGAATTTTTAGTGCTGCACAACCTGATCAGATTTTGGTGGATATGACGACCAGCACGCCAACATTGGCGCAGAGAATTGCCAAAACAGCAGCTGACAAAGGTCTGCAAGCATTAGATGCGCCTGTTTCTGGTGGCGATATCGGCGCCCAAAACGGGACGTTGACGATTATGGTCGGTGGCGATCAAGCTGCCTATGAAACGGCATTACCCGTTTTTGAAGCAATGGGTAAGACTGTCCATCGCTTCGGTGCTGCCGGGACAGGCCAACATACAAAGATGGCCAATCAAATCATGATTGCTGGCACAATGACCGGAATGACAGAGATGTTAGTGTATGCTAAAGCAGCCGGATTAGAACTAGAAGCGGTTTTAAACACGGTTAATGGTGGGAGTGCTCAGAACTGGAGCCTTGCAAACTATGGTCCACGTATTCTAGCGCAAGACTATACACCAGGCTTTTTCGCAAAACATTTTTTGAAGGATTTAAAGATTGCATTAACGGAATCCGAAAAGATGGGGCTCCATTTACCAGCTACGCTTCAAGCTAAGAAACTCTATGCGCAGCTCGTTAATGATAAACAATTAGGCGACGATGGCACCCAAGCTTTAATTAAATTATGGTGGCCTTCTGCAAAATAA
- a CDS encoding YkuJ family protein: protein MQSSQLVAIIKRLVAMQEDQSAEVQERRFEKDGDLKATVSYDPQAQAFELEDSNTHQQFQFDNIDLVAMELYDLLAD from the coding sequence ATGCAATCATCACAGTTAGTTGCGATTATCAAACGTCTGGTAGCAATGCAAGAAGATCAAAGCGCTGAGGTTCAAGAAAGACGTTTTGAAAAGGACGGCGATTTAAAAGCAACTGTTAGCTATGATCCTCAAGCTCAAGCATTTGAACTTGAAGACAGCAACACACATCAACAATTCCAATTTGACAATATTGATTTAGTTGCAATGGAACTATACGATTTATTAGCAGACTAG
- a CDS encoding LTA synthase family protein, protein MKQIGHKIQSGLSTRWGFFLFAVALFWLKTIYAYQTKFNLGVKGGMQAFLMTINPIPTTLLLFGIALFMNGRKSYITLIIIDLITSTWLFSNILYYREFSDFLTFNLMKGSGAVSNNLGKSIAGIIEYSDFLVFADVLLLIILLATKLVKIDHRVFMKRNAFAITGLAVVLFGANLGIAEADRSGLLTRTFDNNYIIKYLGMNAYTVYDGVKTTKNNAIKANADSSSMSSVLKYMKDNRVAPNVEYTGVAKGKNVFVIHLESFQQFLIDYKWDGQEVTPNINKLYHDQNTLSFDNFFNQVGQGKTADAELMLENSLFGLPEGAAMVTQGTTNTFQAAPSILDQQGYTTASFHGDVPSFWNRDNTYKSWGYDYFFSSQYFKEGKGYNVGYGLKDKIFMQDSAQYIEQLPQPFYAKLITVTNHYPYLLDKQNQSIAKTDTGDDTVDGYVQTAKYLDQSIGEFLAWLQKTGLDKNSMLVLYGDHYGISGNHKKAVAKLLNQDKFTDFDNAQFQKVPFMVHMDGLKGGVNHTYGGEIDVLPTLLNLLGVKNDDTIQFGSDLLAPNRNQTVVFRNGDFVTPQYTKVGSTYYDTTNGKTLTNLTAAQKKQLTAISEHVTEELSLSDKVITGDLLRFYTPQGFEKPDKSKISYKVKDAKAKLKDSNNKTSVIQQNNGKSTMDLYETDAPELK, encoded by the coding sequence ATGAAACAAATTGGTCATAAAATTCAATCAGGATTAAGCACACGATGGGGATTCTTCCTTTTCGCAGTTGCGCTATTCTGGCTTAAAACAATTTACGCATATCAAACAAAATTTAACTTAGGCGTCAAAGGTGGCATGCAGGCCTTCTTAATGACGATTAATCCCATTCCAACAACCTTATTGCTATTTGGGATTGCCTTGTTTATGAATGGCCGAAAGTCATACATTACGTTGATTATTATTGATTTAATAACCTCAACTTGGTTATTCTCGAATATTTTGTATTACCGTGAATTTTCAGACTTCTTAACGTTTAACTTAATGAAGGGCTCTGGTGCGGTATCAAATAACTTGGGCAAGAGTATTGCTGGGATTATTGAATATTCTGATTTCCTAGTTTTCGCTGATGTTTTATTGCTAATCATCTTATTGGCTACTAAGTTAGTGAAGATTGATCACCGTGTCTTTATGAAGCGGAATGCATTTGCAATTACTGGGTTAGCTGTTGTGTTATTCGGTGCCAACCTCGGGATTGCAGAAGCAGATCGTTCTGGGTTATTAACCCGGACGTTCGATAACAACTACATCATTAAGTATCTTGGGATGAATGCATACACTGTCTATGATGGCGTGAAGACGACCAAGAATAATGCGATTAAGGCTAATGCTGATAGTAGTAGTATGAGCAGTGTCTTGAAGTATATGAAGGACAACCGGGTTGCACCCAATGTTGAATACACTGGCGTGGCTAAGGGTAAGAACGTCTTTGTTATCCATTTAGAGAGTTTCCAACAATTTTTAATTGATTATAAGTGGGACGGTCAAGAAGTCACACCAAATATCAATAAGCTATATCACGACCAAAACACCCTCAGTTTCGACAATTTCTTTAACCAAGTTGGTCAAGGTAAGACGGCTGATGCTGAATTAATGCTCGAAAACTCATTGTTCGGGTTACCTGAAGGGGCCGCCATGGTCACTCAAGGGACAACCAATACCTTCCAAGCAGCACCATCAATTCTAGATCAACAAGGTTACACAACCGCTTCATTCCATGGGGATGTGCCAAGTTTCTGGAATCGGGATAATACCTACAAGTCATGGGGCTATGATTACTTCTTCAGTTCTCAATACTTTAAAGAAGGTAAAGGCTACAACGTGGGTTATGGCTTGAAAGATAAGATCTTCATGCAAGACTCAGCCCAATACATTGAACAATTACCACAACCGTTCTATGCTAAATTAATCACCGTGACAAATCACTATCCATACTTATTGGATAAACAAAATCAATCAATTGCTAAGACCGATACTGGTGATGATACAGTTGATGGTTATGTGCAAACCGCTAAGTATTTGGATCAATCAATTGGTGAATTCTTAGCTTGGTTACAAAAGACTGGCTTAGATAAGAATAGTATGCTCGTTCTATATGGCGATCATTATGGGATTTCAGGGAACCATAAGAAGGCTGTTGCGAAGTTATTGAATCAGGATAAATTTACTGATTTTGATAATGCGCAATTCCAAAAAGTACCGTTCATGGTGCATATGGATGGGTTAAAAGGTGGCGTTAACCATACCTATGGTGGTGAAATTGACGTTTTACCAACCTTATTGAACCTATTAGGTGTAAAAAATGACGATACCATCCAATTTGGTTCGGATTTACTTGCGCCTAACCGCAATCAGACGGTTGTCTTTAGAAATGGGGACTTTGTCACACCACAGTATACGAAGGTAGGCAGCACCTATTACGATACGACTAATGGGAAGACGCTGACGAATTTAACGGCAGCGCAGAAGAAGCAATTAACGGCAATCAGTGAACATGTAACGGAAGAATTGTCACTTTCTGACAAGGTAATCACCGGCGATCTACTTCGATTCTATACACCACAAGGATTCGAAAAACCAGATAAGTCTAAGATTAGCTACAAGGTGAAAGATGCTAAAGCTAAGTTGAAAGACAGTAACAATAAAACGAGTGTTATCCAGCAAAATAATGGTAAGTCAACAATGGACCTTTATGAAACGGATGCACCTGAATTGAAGTAA